Proteins from a single region of Halobaculum sp. CBA1158:
- a CDS encoding acyltransferase has translation MTPGRTDAHGHGRARSDGGSRGARIDPGATLKRVDGTGPTLGADATVREGTVVYADVVAGDGLSTGHHAVIREGTRLGDDVLVGTHAVLDGDCTVGDGVSIQTGAYCPTGTRLGDRAFLGPHAVLTNDRYPLRTDEGLDAPTVEADASVGANATVLPGVTVGEGAFVAADALVAEDVPPRTLAVGSPAEHRPLPDPLQGVNDA, from the coding sequence CCCGGACGGACGGACGCGCACGGCCACGGTCGCGCCCGGTCCGACGGCGGCTCGCGCGGCGCGCGGATCGACCCCGGTGCCACACTCAAGCGAGTCGACGGTACGGGTCCGACCCTGGGCGCGGACGCGACGGTCCGGGAGGGAACCGTCGTGTACGCCGACGTGGTCGCGGGCGACGGCCTCTCGACGGGCCACCACGCCGTGATCCGCGAGGGGACGCGGCTGGGTGACGACGTGCTCGTCGGCACCCACGCCGTGCTCGACGGCGACTGCACGGTCGGCGACGGCGTGTCCATCCAGACCGGGGCGTACTGCCCGACGGGCACGAGGCTCGGCGACCGGGCATTCCTCGGCCCGCACGCCGTGCTCACGAACGACCGATACCCGCTTCGCACCGACGAGGGACTGGACGCCCCGACGGTCGAGGCCGACGCGTCCGTGGGCGCGAACGCGACGGTCCTCCCCGGCGTCACAGTCGGCGAGGGGGCGTTCGTCGCCGCCGACGCGCTCGTCGCCGAGGACGTGCCGCCGCGGACGCTCGCGGTCGGCTCGCCGGCCGAACACCGACCGCTTCCCGACCCGCTTCAGGGGGTGAACGACGCGTGA
- a CDS encoding glycosyltransferase, whose translation MRVLNLVPTEQSRFFTQQRATLRELGVEETTLAVPGRRTYDDGDTDGRGFSDYLRFVPSVFRHSLGEYDLVHANYGLTAPHALAQVRLPVVLSLWGSDLMGDYGWLTRRCARHADAVVVMSERMAAELDTDCHVIPHGVDLELFRPMPVDAAREALGWRDDPDAHHVLFPYPPARGVKDYPRAERVVDRVADAVDGDVRFHTVTGEPHERMPLYMNAADVLLVTSEREGSPNAVKEALACDLPVVSTDVGDVPERLDGVAHSRVCGSDADLVDGIVAALRADGRSNGRAAAEEVGLEATTARLRAVYESVVGVAREPALAGR comes from the coding sequence GTGCGGGTGCTCAACCTCGTCCCGACCGAACAGTCGCGGTTCTTCACGCAACAGCGCGCGACGCTGCGCGAACTGGGCGTCGAGGAGACCACGCTCGCGGTCCCCGGCCGGCGGACGTACGACGACGGCGACACAGACGGCCGAGGCTTCAGCGATTACCTCCGATTCGTCCCGTCGGTGTTTCGCCACTCGCTGGGCGAGTACGACCTCGTGCACGCGAACTACGGGCTGACGGCTCCGCACGCGCTCGCGCAGGTCCGACTCCCGGTCGTCCTCTCGCTGTGGGGCAGCGACCTCATGGGCGACTACGGCTGGCTCACCCGGCGGTGCGCCCGCCACGCCGACGCCGTCGTCGTCATGTCCGAGCGCATGGCCGCCGAACTGGACACGGACTGTCACGTCATCCCCCACGGCGTCGACCTCGAGCTGTTCCGCCCGATGCCGGTCGACGCCGCCCGCGAGGCGCTCGGGTGGCGCGACGATCCCGACGCCCACCACGTGCTGTTCCCGTACCCGCCGGCGCGGGGAGTGAAGGACTACCCGCGGGCCGAGCGCGTCGTCGACCGCGTCGCGGACGCGGTCGACGGCGACGTGCGATTCCACACGGTCACCGGGGAGCCACACGAGCGCATGCCGCTGTACATGAACGCCGCGGACGTGCTGCTCGTCACCTCCGAGCGCGAGGGGTCGCCCAACGCCGTGAAAGAGGCGCTGGCGTGCGACCTCCCGGTCGTCTCGACGGACGTGGGCGACGTGCCCGAGCGCCTCGACGGCGTCGCCCACTCGCGGGTGTGCGGCTCCGACGCGGATCTCGTCGACGGAATCGTCGCCGCGTTGCGTGCCGACGGTCGGTCGAACGGCCGGGCCGCCGCCGAGGAGGTCGGGCTGGAGGCGACGACCGCACGGCTCCGAGCGGTGTACGAGTCGGTCGTCGGCGTCGCCCGCGAGCCGGCTCTCGCGGGGCGGTGA
- a CDS encoding DegT/DnrJ/EryC1/StrS family aminotransferase — MIPIADPEIGEAERERVLSVLDSGQLADGEEVRAFEREFADVCEAEHAVATTNGTTALHAALEALGIGPGDTVVTTPFSFVATANAIRHVGAEPVFADVSQATLTLDPARVAEVLDERDDVAAILAVHLYGTPADVGPLRELADEHDVSLVEDAAQAHGAAYRGERVGSLGDAACFSFYPTKNMTSGEGGMITTDDEAVAERAARFCDHGRTVEYRHGDVGHNFRMTSLCAAIGRAQLRKLPEFTLARRGNAAYLTEHLRDAPVETPAEPDGVRSVYHQYTVRSDHRDLLESHLADRGVSAAVYYPLPIHEQPAYDDVDADLPVAERAADRVLSLPVHPGLSVEDLRTIVSAVTAFGDSERVPETAAGSSPETGTDPEPGPEASGRVDS; from the coding sequence GTGATCCCCATCGCCGACCCGGAGATCGGCGAGGCCGAGCGCGAGCGGGTTCTCTCCGTGCTCGACTCCGGCCAACTCGCCGACGGCGAGGAGGTGCGCGCGTTCGAGCGGGAGTTCGCCGACGTCTGCGAGGCCGAGCACGCCGTGGCGACGACGAACGGCACGACGGCGCTGCACGCCGCCCTGGAGGCGCTCGGGATCGGCCCCGGCGACACGGTCGTCACGACGCCGTTCTCCTTCGTCGCCACTGCGAATGCGATCCGCCACGTCGGCGCTGAACCGGTGTTCGCGGACGTGAGCCAGGCGACGCTGACGCTCGATCCCGCGCGCGTCGCGGAGGTGCTGGACGAGCGTGACGACGTGGCCGCGATCCTCGCGGTCCACCTCTACGGGACGCCCGCCGACGTGGGGCCCCTGCGCGAGCTCGCCGACGAACACGACGTCTCCCTCGTCGAGGACGCCGCACAGGCCCACGGCGCGGCCTACCGCGGCGAGCGCGTGGGAAGCCTCGGCGACGCCGCCTGCTTCTCGTTTTACCCGACCAAGAACATGACCAGCGGTGAGGGCGGGATGATCACCACCGACGACGAGGCCGTCGCCGAGCGCGCGGCGCGATTCTGCGATCACGGTCGCACCGTCGAGTACCGCCACGGCGACGTGGGTCACAACTTCCGGATGACGAGCCTCTGTGCAGCCATCGGCCGCGCGCAACTCCGGAAGCTCCCCGAGTTCACCCTCGCGCGCCGCGGCAACGCCGCGTACCTCACCGAGCACCTCCGGGACGCCCCCGTCGAAACGCCCGCCGAGCCCGACGGCGTCCGGTCGGTGTACCACCAGTACACCGTCCGCTCGGACCACCGCGACCTGCTCGAGTCGCACCTCGCCGACCGCGGCGTCTCGGCGGCGGTGTACTACCCCCTCCCGATCCACGAGCAACCGGCGTACGATGACGTGGACGCCGACCTCCCGGTCGCCGAGCGCGCCGCCGATCGGGTGCTGTCGCTGCCGGTCCATCCGGGGCTCTCCGTCGAGGACCTCCGAACGATCGTCTCGGCCGTCACGGCGTTCGGCGACTCCGAACGCGTCCCGGAAACCGCTGCGGGTTCGAGCCCCGAGACCGGAACGGATCCCGAGCCCGGACCCGAGGCGTCCGGGCGGGTGGACTCGTGA
- a CDS encoding polysaccharide deacetylase family protein, giving the protein MSRDRDPDRAGDARDDRDADASNASSASPSSPPPPPPGNDDLTWPDGEPPVERPVPDDHEFVLLLTHDLDRPYKTYQSLYYALTEPGRRLHHLSTLAPGSNPYWCFDRLRSLEAELGVRSAWYVLDEQRLLRDRPPSEWLSMESIQLYAGRYDPTAPDVREALRALAAGGWEVGLHGSYESFDDRERLAAEKATVEDVIGHPIAGGRQHYLNLRTPETWEHHRAIGLRYDASLGSSDAAGFDHGHGIRRPFGDEFVVFPLTVMEQSLPDPGESFEAAWEVCSRLLAEAREEGAVMSVLWHPRLFAPAEFPGHTRLYRTLIRRAQELGAWVGAPGHFYDLMALDEPSTDAGDDAVDAVDAE; this is encoded by the coding sequence GTGAGCCGCGACCGCGACCCGGACCGCGCTGGCGATGCCCGCGACGACCGCGACGCCGACGCGTCGAACGCCTCGTCCGCGTCGCCCTCGTCGCCCCCGCCGCCTCCGCCCGGCAACGACGACCTCACCTGGCCCGACGGCGAGCCGCCCGTGGAACGTCCCGTCCCCGACGACCACGAGTTCGTCCTCCTGCTCACCCACGACCTCGACCGGCCGTACAAGACGTACCAGTCGCTGTACTACGCCCTGACCGAGCCTGGTCGCCGGCTGCACCACCTCTCGACGCTCGCCCCCGGCTCGAACCCCTACTGGTGTTTCGACCGGCTGCGGTCGCTGGAGGCGGAACTGGGCGTCCGGTCGGCGTGGTACGTGCTCGACGAGCAGCGACTGCTCCGCGACCGCCCGCCCTCGGAGTGGCTCTCGATGGAGTCGATCCAGCTGTACGCCGGGCGCTACGACCCGACGGCCCCCGACGTCCGGGAGGCGCTTCGCGCGCTCGCCGCCGGCGGGTGGGAGGTGGGGCTCCACGGATCCTACGAGTCGTTCGACGACCGCGAGCGTCTCGCCGCCGAGAAGGCCACCGTCGAGGACGTGATCGGCCACCCGATCGCGGGCGGCAGGCAGCACTACCTCAATCTCCGGACCCCCGAGACGTGGGAGCACCACCGCGCGATCGGCCTCCGCTACGACGCGAGCCTCGGCTCCAGCGACGCGGCCGGGTTCGACCACGGCCACGGCATCAGACGCCCCTTCGGCGACGAGTTCGTCGTGTTCCCGCTGACGGTCATGGAGCAGTCGCTTCCCGACCCCGGCGAGAGCTTCGAGGCGGCGTGGGAGGTCTGCTCGAGGCTGCTCGCCGAGGCGCGCGAGGAGGGTGCCGTGATGAGCGTACTGTGGCACCCGCGGCTGTTCGCGCCCGCGGAGTTCCCGGGCCATACGCGACTGTATCGGACGCTGATCCGTCGGGCGCAGGAACTGGGCGCGTGGGTCGGCGCGCCCGGTCACTTCTACGACCTGATGGCCCTCGACGAGCCGTCGACGGACGCCGGCGACGACGCGGTCGACGCCGTCGACGCGGAGTGA
- a CDS encoding alkaline phosphatase family protein, whose protein sequence is MTTITIGLDGANWDLIVDWLDAGDLPNLAALIDDGVGGVCRSCLPPITVPNWKCYATGKGPGKLGVFRFDRIDTEQREHVFHDATDFDSAELWDYLTDEGMTAGVINKPSTYPPKEIDGFVVAGGPDASETAYRSLDRGFATPDRVERFLREELDYRVHPSPMISPSETGEAEVDAVLDLIDLRFDAASALLEREDPDFLHLTVFYSMALQHYFYDDEPVERAWKRIDDRLGEFLGEGHDVLVMSDHGTCDVDAVFYVNVWLQRQGYLSVERTVDGALRRAGITRERALSAAKRLGLVETLSKVVPERIQRVVPWEEGVKRDRVLSVLDWDATDAVASNQGPIYLTRSPGEPGYEELRTELIEGLESLRHPETGTPIVRSVRRGEEQYTGPHADEAPDLILDQGEGIHTSDAIGREEPIADSGVWRGGNMPEGVFVFSGPSFRSDGLTERARIVDLAPTLLHSMGAAVPDDLDGEVLDVFAPDSAAAERPVRTRSPLAPDRGRDAHAADAHDGGDADGDGTGVEDRLADLGYLE, encoded by the coding sequence ATGACGACCATCACCATCGGACTCGACGGCGCGAACTGGGACCTGATCGTCGACTGGCTCGACGCCGGCGACCTGCCGAACCTCGCCGCGCTGATCGACGACGGCGTCGGCGGCGTCTGCCGGAGCTGTCTCCCCCCGATCACCGTCCCCAACTGGAAGTGTTACGCGACCGGGAAGGGCCCCGGAAAGCTCGGCGTGTTTCGCTTCGACCGGATCGATACCGAGCAGCGCGAGCACGTGTTTCACGACGCGACCGACTTCGACAGCGCCGAGCTGTGGGACTATCTCACCGACGAGGGCATGACCGCCGGCGTGATCAACAAGCCGTCGACGTACCCGCCCAAGGAGATCGACGGCTTCGTCGTCGCCGGCGGCCCCGACGCCTCCGAGACGGCGTACCGGTCGCTGGACCGCGGCTTCGCGACGCCCGACCGCGTCGAGCGGTTCCTCCGTGAGGAACTCGACTACCGCGTCCACCCCAGCCCGATGATCTCGCCGAGCGAGACGGGGGAGGCCGAGGTGGACGCGGTCCTCGACCTGATCGACCTCCGGTTCGACGCGGCGTCGGCGCTCCTGGAGCGCGAGGACCCCGACTTCCTCCACCTCACCGTGTTCTACAGCATGGCGCTCCAGCACTACTTCTACGACGACGAGCCGGTCGAGCGCGCGTGGAAGCGCATCGACGACCGCCTCGGGGAGTTCCTCGGCGAGGGTCACGACGTCCTGGTGATGTCCGATCACGGCACCTGCGATGTCGACGCCGTGTTCTACGTGAACGTCTGGCTCCAGCGACAGGGCTACCTCTCGGTCGAGCGCACGGTCGACGGCGCGCTCCGCAGGGCGGGGATCACCCGGGAGCGGGCGCTGTCGGCGGCCAAGCGCCTCGGATTGGTCGAGACGCTCAGCAAGGTCGTCCCGGAGCGAATCCAGCGCGTCGTCCCCTGGGAAGAGGGTGTCAAGCGCGACCGCGTGCTGTCTGTCCTCGACTGGGACGCGACCGACGCGGTCGCCAGCAACCAGGGCCCGATCTACCTGACGAGGTCGCCGGGGGAGCCGGGATACGAAGAGCTTCGCACGGAGCTGATCGAGGGGCTGGAGTCGCTTCGCCACCCCGAGACCGGCACCCCGATCGTCCGCTCGGTCCGCCGCGGCGAGGAGCAGTACACGGGACCACACGCCGACGAAGCGCCGGATCTGATCCTCGATCAAGGCGAGGGGATCCACACGAGCGACGCGATCGGTCGCGAGGAGCCGATCGCCGACTCGGGCGTCTGGCGCGGCGGCAACATGCCCGAGGGCGTGTTCGTGTTCTCCGGGCCGAGCTTCCGGTCGGACGGCCTCACAGAGCGCGCCCGGATCGTCGACCTCGCGCCGACGCTGCTGCACTCGATGGGCGCGGCCGTCCCCGACGACCTCGACGGCGAGGTGCTCGACGTGTTCGCGCCCGACTCGGCCGCCGCCGAGCGCCCGGTTCGGACGCGGAGTCCCCTCGCTCCCGACCGCGGTCGCGACGCGCACGCCGCCGACGCCCACGACGGCGGCGACGCCGACGGCGACGGAACCGGCGTCGAGGACCGCCTCGCCGACCTCGGCTACCTGGAGTGA
- a CDS encoding DUF354 domain-containing protein: MRILVDVSHPAHVHLFRNAIGSLRDRGHAVRVVSRRKDVTTDLLDAYGIDHTPLSRKRPGVAGVAREWVGRGARLLRVAAGFRPDVVLSRLSPTAAYVARAVGAPNVVFHDTEQAGLLDRVTTPAASVVCTPAEFGRDAGDRQIRYEGYHELAYLHPARFEPNPTRLRDAGVDPDEPFAVVRLVEWSAHHDGDAAGFSPAVVRDLVERLADRGAVYVSAEGDLPAALAEHEAPVAPDAMHDLLAFADCYVGDSGTMAAEAALLATPTVRYDPYDATLANFETFADRGLVESVDDERAAADRAVALADDPEAGGRWRRRRRRLLAQKVDVTAFAVELVEEVGGA, from the coding sequence ATGCGGATCCTCGTCGACGTGAGTCACCCGGCGCACGTCCACCTGTTTCGCAACGCGATCGGATCCCTCCGAGACCGCGGGCACGCGGTCCGCGTCGTCAGCCGACGCAAGGACGTGACCACCGACCTGCTGGACGCCTACGGTATCGACCACACCCCGCTGTCGCGAAAGCGGCCGGGCGTCGCCGGCGTCGCCCGCGAGTGGGTCGGCCGCGGCGCGCGCCTGCTCCGCGTCGCCGCCGGCTTCCGCCCGGACGTGGTGCTCAGCAGGCTGAGTCCGACGGCCGCCTACGTCGCTCGCGCGGTCGGCGCACCGAACGTCGTGTTCCACGACACAGAGCAGGCGGGCCTGCTCGACCGGGTGACGACCCCGGCGGCGTCGGTGGTGTGCACGCCCGCCGAGTTCGGGCGCGACGCGGGCGATCGCCAGATCCGATACGAGGGCTACCACGAACTGGCGTACCTCCATCCCGCGCGCTTCGAGCCGAACCCGACGCGCCTGCGGGACGCCGGCGTCGATCCGGATGAGCCGTTCGCCGTCGTCAGGCTCGTCGAGTGGAGCGCCCACCACGACGGCGACGCGGCCGGCTTCTCGCCGGCGGTCGTCCGCGACCTGGTCGAGCGGCTCGCCGACCGCGGGGCCGTCTACGTCTCCGCCGAGGGCGACCTCCCGGCGGCGCTGGCCGAGCACGAGGCACCCGTCGCGCCCGACGCCATGCACGACCTGCTGGCGTTCGCCGACTGCTACGTCGGCGACTCGGGGACGATGGCGGCGGAGGCGGCGCTGCTCGCGACGCCGACGGTCCGGTACGACCCCTACGACGCGACGCTCGCCAACTTCGAGACGTTCGCCGACCGCGGGCTCGTCGAGTCCGTCGACGACGAGCGCGCCGCCGCCGACCGCGCGGTCGCGCTCGCGGACGACCCCGAGGCCGGCGGTCGCTGGCGTCGTCGCCGGCGGCGACTCCTGGCACAGAAGGTCGACGTGACCGCCTTCGCGGTCGAACTCGTCGAGGAGGTGGGCGGCGCGTGA
- a CDS encoding Gfo/Idh/MocA family oxidoreductase, whose protein sequence is MSDADRPVRVGVVGVGSMGRNHARVYRELADAELVGVADMDSAAADRVAGEYGTESFDTDDLLSAVDAVSIAVPTSAHAPVLERCIDAGVHALVEKPFVDDLAVGRELARRAAAEGVTVQVGHVERFNPAVRTLMRILPDLDVVAVDARRLGPPVDRELDGSVVSDLMIHDIDVVNAVVDARPGTLGATGAADGDYATVQCVYDDDTVATFTASRVTRRKVRELEITARECLVAVDYLSQSVEIHRGDHPEYIESNGTIRHRTESVIERPFVETGEPLKGELAAFVDAVADGDEPVVTPKDGLDAVEFARQIEGILGLGSTPSAEREVHR, encoded by the coding sequence GTGAGCGACGCCGACCGGCCGGTCCGGGTCGGCGTCGTCGGCGTCGGGAGCATGGGCCGCAACCACGCCCGAGTGTACCGCGAGCTCGCCGACGCGGAACTCGTTGGCGTCGCCGACATGGACTCGGCGGCGGCCGACCGCGTCGCCGGCGAGTACGGCACAGAGTCGTTCGACACCGACGACCTGCTCTCGGCCGTCGACGCCGTCAGCATCGCCGTCCCGACCTCGGCGCACGCACCCGTTCTGGAACGCTGCATCGACGCCGGCGTCCACGCGCTCGTCGAGAAGCCGTTCGTCGACGACCTCGCGGTCGGGCGCGAACTCGCCCGCCGAGCCGCGGCCGAAGGCGTCACCGTCCAGGTGGGACACGTCGAGCGGTTCAACCCGGCTGTCCGGACGCTGATGCGGATCCTCCCCGACCTCGACGTCGTCGCCGTCGACGCCCGGCGGCTCGGCCCCCCGGTCGACCGCGAGCTCGACGGCAGCGTCGTCTCCGACCTGATGATCCACGACATCGACGTGGTGAACGCGGTCGTCGACGCGCGACCCGGCACGCTCGGGGCGACCGGCGCGGCCGACGGCGACTACGCCACGGTGCAGTGCGTGTACGACGACGACACGGTCGCCACTTTCACCGCCAGCCGCGTCACCCGGCGGAAGGTCCGAGAACTGGAGATCACCGCCCGCGAGTGCCTCGTCGCCGTCGATTACCTCTCGCAGTCAGTAGAGATCCACCGCGGCGACCACCCCGAGTACATCGAGTCCAACGGCACGATCCGCCACCGCACAGAGAGCGTCATCGAGCGGCCGTTCGTCGAGACGGGCGAGCCGCTGAAAGGAGAGCTCGCGGCGTTCGTCGACGCCGTCGCCGACGGCGACGAGCCGGTCGTCACCCCGAAGGACGGCCTCGACGCCGTCGAGTTCGCCCGGCAGATCGAGGGGATACTCGGCCTCGGTTCGACGCCGTCGGCCGAACGAGAGGTGCACAGATGA
- a CDS encoding GNAT family N-acetyltransferase, with amino-acid sequence MEIRRLSAEEWEDALPSDGFEVFHTPEALDVLDVHARGELRRYGGFKGDRPVGLAPVFVREQPIGTTALSPPPGFGVPRLGPLVTPASPKRRKRERVNGRFTEGLLEELDVSSSTTLFRMVCPTSHPDPRPFGWSELSMDPSFTYHLPVDGDTDAIMASFSKSLRREIRDARDLDVSVEVGGRDAVRRIYEQARDRYAEQDRGFTHTWPYVRDLTEALSAVDRCRPYVVRDADGSFCSGIVVLYSNDAAYFWLGGAVATRDGTSVNGLLHWRIIEDVAAGEPRESVDTYDLMGANTERLCRYKSKFGADLVPYYTVESEGAGMRAAKTAYRLMSR; translated from the coding sequence ATGGAGATCCGACGGCTCTCGGCCGAGGAATGGGAGGACGCGCTTCCGTCCGACGGCTTCGAGGTGTTTCACACCCCCGAGGCGCTGGACGTGCTCGACGTCCACGCCCGCGGCGAACTCAGGCGCTACGGCGGCTTCAAGGGCGACCGCCCGGTGGGGCTGGCCCCGGTGTTCGTCCGCGAGCAGCCGATCGGCACGACCGCGCTGTCGCCCCCGCCGGGGTTCGGCGTCCCGCGACTCGGGCCGCTGGTGACGCCGGCGAGCCCGAAACGGCGGAAACGCGAGCGCGTCAACGGCCGCTTCACCGAGGGGTTACTCGAGGAGTTGGACGTGTCGTCGTCGACGACGCTGTTCCGGATGGTGTGCCCCACCTCCCATCCGGACCCGCGCCCCTTCGGCTGGTCCGAGCTATCCATGGACCCGTCGTTCACCTACCACCTCCCCGTCGACGGCGACACCGACGCGATCATGGCGTCGTTCTCGAAGAGCCTGCGACGGGAGATCCGCGACGCCCGCGACCTCGACGTCTCCGTCGAGGTGGGCGGCCGTGACGCCGTGCGGCGCATCTACGAGCAGGCGCGCGACCGCTACGCCGAGCAGGACCGGGGGTTCACCCACACCTGGCCGTACGTGCGCGACCTGACGGAGGCGCTGTCGGCGGTCGACCGCTGCCGGCCGTACGTCGTCCGCGACGCCGACGGCTCCTTCTGCAGCGGCATCGTCGTGCTCTACTCCAACGACGCCGCGTACTTCTGGCTCGGCGGCGCTGTCGCCACCCGCGACGGGACGAGCGTCAACGGCCTCCTCCATTGGCGGATCATCGAGGACGTCGCCGCCGGCGAGCCGCGCGAGTCGGTCGACACCTACGACCTCATGGGCGCGAACACGGAGCGGCTGTGTCGCTACAAGAGCAAGTTCGGGGCCGACCTGGTGCCGTACTACACCGTCGAGTCCGAGGGCGCGGGGATGCGCGCGGCCAAGACCGCCTACCGGCTGATGAGCAGGTGA
- a CDS encoding nucleotide sugar dehydrogenase, with translation MSERTEVPPRLYASNRHERARREAFREGRLPVTVYGLGKMGLPIAAVFAEATGAVTGVDVDESVVAGVNDGECHVANEPGLDDLVAETAADGSLSATTDAAAAAEAARIHVIIVPTLITDDDRPDTSVVTSVARDVASGLSPGDLVCVESTLPPGTCRDVLGPLLRFESGLDADDFGLAFCPERTSSGRALADVRGTHPKVVGGLDREATRAAELVYDELTDNEVIPVADATTAEAVKVFEGLYRDVNIALANELARFTDELGIDVREAIDVANTQPYCDIHTPGPGVGGHCIPYYPYFVINWLETGAPLLSRAREVNDATPTHVVDLLAGELADRGRDLDGATVVVLGLAYRAGVAETRASPGVDICRALADRGATVYASDPLVDADGLAATDVHHDEVGALDADAVVLATDHDEFEAIDWRSVPRSAVVIDTRDALDADALDRDVYVVGRGRR, from the coding sequence ATGAGCGAACGCACGGAAGTCCCGCCCCGGCTGTACGCCTCGAACCGCCACGAGCGCGCCCGACGCGAGGCGTTTCGCGAGGGACGGCTCCCGGTGACCGTCTACGGGCTCGGGAAGATGGGCCTCCCCATCGCCGCGGTGTTCGCCGAGGCGACCGGCGCGGTCACCGGCGTCGACGTGGACGAGTCCGTCGTCGCGGGCGTCAACGACGGCGAGTGTCACGTCGCGAACGAGCCGGGACTCGACGACCTGGTCGCGGAAACGGCGGCCGACGGGTCGCTGTCGGCGACAACCGACGCCGCCGCCGCCGCGGAGGCCGCCCGGATCCACGTGATCATCGTCCCGACGCTGATCACCGACGACGACCGCCCGGACACGTCGGTCGTCACCTCCGTCGCGCGCGACGTGGCGAGCGGCCTCTCGCCGGGCGATCTGGTGTGCGTCGAGTCGACGCTCCCGCCCGGCACCTGCCGGGACGTGCTCGGCCCGCTGTTGCGCTTCGAGAGCGGGCTCGACGCCGACGACTTCGGGCTCGCCTTCTGCCCGGAGCGCACCTCCAGCGGCCGGGCGCTCGCGGACGTGCGCGGCACCCACCCGAAGGTCGTCGGCGGCCTCGACCGCGAGGCCACGCGCGCGGCCGAGCTGGTGTACGACGAACTCACCGACAATGAGGTGATCCCCGTCGCCGACGCCACGACCGCGGAGGCCGTGAAGGTGTTCGAGGGGCTGTACCGCGACGTGAACATCGCGCTGGCGAACGAGCTGGCGCGGTTCACCGACGAACTCGGGATCGACGTGCGCGAGGCCATCGACGTGGCGAACACCCAGCCGTACTGCGACATCCACACGCCCGGCCCGGGCGTCGGGGGCCACTGCATCCCGTACTACCCGTACTTCGTGATCAACTGGCTGGAGACCGGCGCGCCCCTGCTCTCGAGGGCCCGTGAGGTCAACGACGCGACGCCGACGCACGTCGTCGACCTGCTGGCCGGGGAACTCGCGGACCGCGGCCGCGACCTCGACGGCGCGACCGTGGTCGTGCTGGGACTGGCCTACCGCGCCGGCGTCGCCGAGACGCGCGCCAGCCCCGGCGTCGACATCTGCCGGGCGCTGGCCGACCGCGGCGCGACGGTCTACGCCAGCGACCCGCTGGTCGACGCCGACGGTCTCGCGGCGACCGACGTGCACCACGACGAGGTCGGCGCGCTCGACGCGGACGCCGTGGTGCTCGCAACCGACCACGACGAGTTCGAGGCGATCGACTGGCGCTCCGTGCCGCGCTCGGCCGTAGTGATCGACACGCGCGACGCCCTCGACGCCGACGCGCTCGACCGCGACGTCTACGTCGTCGGGAGGGGACGGCGGTGA